A genome region from Hydrogenoanaerobacterium saccharovorans includes the following:
- a CDS encoding ferredoxin-like protein: MSKEGNKGIFDKEYSRRQFLKISGKGLAGVTLTAAMLSLFGCTQKEVDEGLVATTPLPTGLLVANRAKCVGCQRCETNCSLANDGKAMPYIGRLKMRDNLNVGEEGVAEDYRHGDGIYGVWNFGPTTCKQCKDPKCVAACPVEAIFADPATGARTIDKEKCVGCGTCTNMCPWHMPVVDPETKKSTKCITCGACVAGCPTGALSIVDWKDIAVAM, translated from the coding sequence ATGTCTAAAGAAGGAAACAAAGGAATATTTGATAAAGAGTATTCCAGGCGCCAGTTCCTTAAAATTTCAGGTAAGGGTTTAGCTGGCGTTACTTTAACTGCGGCAATGCTTTCTTTATTCGGATGTACTCAAAAAGAGGTAGACGAAGGTCTAGTGGCTACCACTCCGCTGCCCACGGGCTTGCTGGTTGCAAACCGTGCAAAGTGTGTTGGCTGCCAACGTTGCGAGACCAATTGTTCGCTTGCCAATGATGGTAAGGCAATGCCTTACATTGGCCGCCTTAAAATGCGTGATAACCTTAATGTAGGCGAAGAGGGCGTAGCTGAAGACTACCGCCATGGTGATGGCATTTATGGTGTGTGGAACTTTGGGCCCACAACTTGCAAGCAGTGTAAAGATCCTAAATGTGTTGCAGCATGCCCCGTGGAGGCGATTTTTGCCGACCCGGCAACAGGTGCACGCACAATCGACAAAGAAAAGTGCGTTGGCTGCGGCACCTGCACAAACATGTGCCCGTGGCATATGCCGGTTGTGGATCCGGAAACGAAGAAATCTACTAAATGCATCACATGCGGTGCTTGCGTTGCGGGATGCCCTACAGGTGCGCTTTCCATTGTGGATTGGAAGGACATTGCAGTGGCAATGTAG
- a CDS encoding energy-coupling factor transporter transmembrane component T family protein, translating into MLINSDPRSKLCVVAVLSTLAIFCSNVFPLAFLLCTAVLCTVMFGCNVKELFASCKSFFNVILSIALIQSVFVKGGKVLVELLSVPVLTYNGVATALSFVLRMFIILCSAFVLGTSSEREIIQGLIQMKIPFEIAFMAMMGIRFLPQLREQIQDSIVAVQLRGIDLKKLKLTEKIRLFSIMLAPVVAGTVVHSRQLSVCIQLRGFRAFSKRTSRFHLAMNTMDIIIMCVSLAFFVCFVFAWRNR; encoded by the coding sequence ATGCTGATTAATTCTGACCCTCGCTCAAAACTTTGTGTTGTGGCTGTTTTATCCACCCTTGCAATTTTTTGCAGCAACGTGTTCCCACTGGCTTTTTTGCTGTGTACTGCGGTTCTTTGCACTGTTATGTTCGGCTGCAATGTGAAAGAACTGTTTGCAAGCTGTAAATCCTTTTTTAACGTTATTCTGTCAATTGCCCTAATTCAAAGTGTTTTTGTAAAAGGCGGTAAGGTTCTTGTAGAATTGTTATCCGTACCTGTACTTACATATAACGGAGTGGCAACCGCCCTAAGCTTTGTGCTGCGTATGTTTATCATCCTCTGCTCGGCATTCGTACTCGGCACATCCTCGGAACGAGAAATCATCCAGGGGCTTATCCAAATGAAAATACCCTTTGAAATTGCTTTTATGGCAATGATGGGCATTCGTTTTTTGCCACAGCTGAGAGAGCAAATTCAAGACAGTATAGTTGCAGTTCAATTGAGGGGCATAGACCTAAAAAAGCTTAAACTTACTGAGAAAATCCGTCTTTTCTCTATTATGCTAGCCCCTGTAGTGGCAGGTACTGTTGTACATTCAAGGCAGCTTTCTGTATGTATTCAGCTTAGAGGGTTCAGAGCTTTTAGCAAACGAACCAGCCGTTTTCATCTGGCTATGAATACTATGGATATTATTATTATGTGTGTTAGTCTGGCTTTTTTTGTATGTTTTGTTTTTGCATGGCGTAATCGATAG
- the tatC gene encoding twin-arginine translocase subunit TatC: MKKKNEMPLLDHLSELRRRLIIVVVTNVGAAMIIFNFAGIVMEYLLAINPGMQLVYISPSELFLIYMNISFLAAFIVCSPITIYEIWAFVEKGLYKREKIYVLVSLLFGLICFAGGVYFCYRIVLPVTLQFFTRIAISEVKAMISVKSYTSFVNVMLLSFGIVFEMPVIVFMLTKLEILKPSFLQKYKGVMIVIIFIVAAIVTPPDVISQLMLAIPMVILLYLSIMISVVVDKMNKKRRKKEELELAA; this comes from the coding sequence TTGAAAAAGAAGAATGAAATGCCTCTTTTAGACCATTTAAGCGAGCTCAGACGAAGACTTATAATTGTGGTTGTTACCAATGTAGGTGCAGCCATGATTATTTTTAACTTTGCCGGAATAGTAATGGAATATTTACTTGCCATTAACCCCGGAATGCAGCTTGTGTACATTTCACCGTCCGAGTTGTTTCTGATTTACATGAATATTTCTTTTTTGGCGGCATTTATAGTTTGCAGCCCCATAACCATTTACGAGATATGGGCGTTTGTAGAAAAAGGCCTGTATAAAAGAGAGAAGATTTATGTATTGGTCTCGCTACTTTTTGGTTTGATATGTTTTGCGGGCGGAGTTTATTTCTGTTATAGAATTGTGCTTCCGGTTACTTTGCAGTTTTTTACCCGCATAGCAATCAGTGAAGTAAAGGCTATGATTTCTGTAAAATCTTATACAAGTTTTGTCAATGTTATGCTGTTAAGCTTTGGTATTGTTTTCGAAATGCCTGTCATTGTATTTATGCTTACGAAATTGGAGATTTTAAAGCCCAGCTTCTTGCAAAAATACAAAGGTGTCATGATTGTTATTATCTTTATAGTTGCGGCAATCGTCACACCGCCGGATGTAATTTCACAGCTAATGCTTGCAATACCTATGGTTATTTTATTATATCTTAGTATAATGATCAGTGTTGTGGTAGATAAAATGAACAAGAAACGCCGTAAAAAAGAAGAACTGGAACTTGCAGCATAG
- a CDS encoding YoaP domain-containing protein yields the protein MNIITLTKNNLEQEHICCAISNSKDSQVASKKQWLYRTFDDGLVFKKCDVRGKCFIEYIPAEKAWSPIEGNGYMFINCLWVSGQFKGQGFSNLLLEECIKDSKEKGKNGLVVLSSKKKLPYLSDPGFLKHKGFLLADTAKPYYELMHLPFCENIAAPHFKRHVKTPHIAEPGFVLYYTNQCPFTAKYVPIIESLAKQKAIPFKSIRFETAEQAQNSPAPYTSYSLFYNGEFVTHEILNDKKFDKVLADKGL from the coding sequence ATGAATATTATAACCTTAACAAAAAATAACCTTGAGCAAGAGCATATTTGCTGTGCAATTTCAAACAGCAAAGACAGCCAAGTAGCTTCAAAAAAGCAGTGGCTCTACAGAACGTTTGACGATGGGCTGGTTTTTAAAAAGTGTGACGTACGCGGAAAATGCTTTATAGAATATATCCCTGCCGAAAAAGCATGGTCACCTATTGAAGGTAATGGTTATATGTTTATTAATTGTCTTTGGGTATCGGGGCAATTTAAAGGGCAAGGATTTTCAAATTTGCTTTTAGAAGAATGTATCAAAGATAGCAAAGAAAAAGGTAAAAACGGGCTGGTAGTATTGTCATCAAAAAAGAAACTGCCTTATCTTTCTGACCCTGGTTTTTTAAAACACAAAGGATTTCTGTTAGCAGACACAGCCAAGCCTTACTATGAGCTTATGCACTTGCCCTTTTGTGAGAATATAGCTGCTCCGCATTTTAAAAGGCACGTAAAAACACCACATATTGCAGAACCCGGATTTGTATTATATTATACAAATCAATGCCCTTTTACAGCAAAGTATGTACCTATTATTGAAAGTTTGGCAAAGCAAAAAGCAATACCATTCAAAAGCATCCGGTTTGAAACAGCCGAACAAGCGCAAAACTCACCTGCCCCATATACCTCTTACAGCCTTTTTTATAACGGTGAGTTTGTAACGCACGAAATTCTCAATGATAAGAAATTCGATAAAGTTTTAGCAGATAAAGGCTTGTAA
- a CDS encoding ABC transporter ATP-binding protein, translating to MDLLTAVEVTQLCLSYGERDVFSDISFRVNFGDIIGISGKSGCGKSSLLHCLCGIIPRFIPANIKGTVKIMGCDLAQMSLAEISTKIGLVGQNPETQVFMPTVEDEIAFGLENMCIAPVEIEQRIDWALDCVGMNGHRKTKPALLSGGQKQLIALACALSMDASIFLFDEPLAFVDEEGRKKLLPIIKNLAQDGKVVIMVDHMSENLQICNSIIGLENGTAKEHFNDTYTARY from the coding sequence ATGGATTTATTAACTGCTGTGGAGGTAACCCAACTTTGCCTCTCTTACGGAGAGCGCGATGTTTTTTCAGACATCAGTTTTCGAGTTAATTTTGGTGACATCATTGGCATAAGCGGTAAAAGCGGATGCGGTAAAAGCAGCTTGTTGCATTGCCTGTGCGGCATCATCCCTCGGTTTATTCCTGCCAATATAAAAGGGACTGTCAAAATAATGGGTTGTGATTTGGCACAAATGAGTCTGGCTGAAATTTCAACCAAAATCGGCTTGGTAGGCCAAAACCCTGAAACACAGGTTTTTATGCCCACCGTAGAGGATGAAATCGCATTTGGGCTTGAAAATATGTGTATTGCACCGGTCGAGATTGAACAGCGCATTGATTGGGCTTTGGATTGTGTGGGTATGAATGGGCACCGTAAGACAAAACCAGCTTTGCTTTCGGGCGGGCAAAAACAACTGATTGCACTCGCCTGTGCCCTTAGTATGGATGCCTCTATATTTTTATTTGACGAACCTCTCGCCTTTGTGGATGAAGAAGGCAGAAAAAAGCTGCTGCCCATTATAAAAAACTTAGCGCAAGATGGTAAAGTTGTAATTATGGTGGACCATATGAGCGAAAATTTACAGATATGCAACAGCATCATTGGTTTGGAAAACGGTACAGCAAAGGAGCATTTTAATGATACATACACAGCCCGCTATTGA
- a CDS encoding energy-coupling factor ABC transporter ATP-binding protein — MIHTQPAIEALNVCYRYPKAQTFVIENASFSLHQGEFAAITGKNGVGKSTLAKLCTAILKPTSGKIQVYGKNTADTQTAQIAKDVCYCLQHPARQLFTATVEDEIAFALRYQNYTEIEIQARVDNMLELFDLLHLRKCFPLQLSGGEQQRLAIAAGLALKPRFLLLDEPTACLDRHKVDELSALLERLIKSENIGVAVISHDNNFVRKNANKVFTVRGGAVYAD; from the coding sequence ATGATACATACACAGCCCGCTATTGAGGCGTTAAACGTTTGTTACCGTTACCCCAAGGCACAAACTTTTGTGATAGAAAATGCTTCTTTTTCATTGCATCAAGGGGAATTTGCAGCAATAACAGGTAAGAACGGAGTAGGCAAAAGCACCCTTGCTAAACTATGTACTGCCATCCTTAAACCAACCTCAGGTAAAATACAAGTGTATGGCAAAAATACCGCAGATACACAGACTGCACAGATTGCCAAAGATGTTTGCTATTGCCTCCAGCACCCTGCCAGACAGCTTTTTACTGCTACGGTTGAGGATGAAATTGCCTTTGCTCTGCGATATCAGAACTATACCGAGATTGAAATACAAGCTCGGGTAGATAATATGCTGGAGCTTTTCGATTTATTGCATCTTCGAAAGTGCTTTCCTCTGCAATTATCGGGTGGCGAACAGCAGCGGCTTGCTATTGCAGCAGGGTTAGCTTTGAAACCACGTTTTTTGTTGCTGGACGAGCCTACTGCATGTTTAGATAGGCACAAAGTAGATGAGCTTTCTGCACTTTTAGAACGTTTGATTAAGAGCGAAAACATCGGAGTTGCCGTCATCAGCCATGACAACAACTTCGTTAGAAAAAATGCTAATAAAGTTTTTACAGTACGTGGAGGTGCCGTCTATGCTGATTAA
- a CDS encoding ECF transporter S component, protein MGISRWFLKYTVFDLVLMASLAALGIAIKPVIVPLVHFITGPLLIPGGSVAGGIYMMWIVLGVALVGKAGSGTIIASVQAVVVIATGISGSHGILSIVTYLLPGIAVDATLFLLKKVKCYKIKMFVCGMTANVFGTLLSNILFFRLPTIPLLLSLSAGAFSGGIGGLIAYGIRKRLMVFGLFEHSDKHMSADTQEMQI, encoded by the coding sequence ATGGGTATTTCTCGCTGGTTTTTAAAATATACGGTGTTCGATTTGGTGCTGATGGCAAGCTTAGCCGCCCTCGGTATTGCAATTAAGCCTGTAATTGTACCACTAGTTCACTTTATTACGGGGCCTTTGCTCATTCCCGGTGGCTCGGTTGCAGGCGGAATTTACATGATGTGGATTGTGCTTGGCGTAGCACTTGTAGGCAAAGCAGGCAGCGGCACAATTATTGCATCAGTCCAAGCTGTTGTTGTGATTGCCACAGGCATTTCGGGCAGCCACGGGATACTTAGCATAGTAACATACCTTTTGCCGGGCATTGCGGTGGATGCAACCTTGTTTCTTTTAAAAAAAGTAAAGTGTTATAAAATAAAAATGTTCGTTTGCGGTATGACTGCAAACGTATTTGGCACTCTACTATCCAATATCTTGTTTTTTCGGCTTCCTACAATTCCACTTTTGCTAAGCCTTAGCGCGGGAGCTTTTTCAGGTGGTATAGGCGGGCTGATTGCCTATGGTATCCGAAAGCGATTAATGGTGTTTGGATTATTTGAGCATAGCGATAAGCACATGAGCGCAGATACACAAGAAATGCAAATATAG
- a CDS encoding Sec-independent protein translocase subunit TatA/TatB, whose translation MFGKIGMGELLLVLSIVLLIFGPSKLPALAKSMGQALREFRKGSQEVTSKIEKLADEPVETEPQKQETSAK comes from the coding sequence ATGTTCGGAAAAATTGGTATGGGGGAGCTTCTCCTTGTTTTGAGTATTGTTCTTTTAATTTTTGGCCCGTCCAAGCTGCCCGCACTTGCTAAGAGTATGGGGCAGGCTCTCAGGGAGTTCCGCAAAGGCTCTCAGGAAGTAACAAGTAAAATAGAAAAACTTGCCGACGAGCCGGTTGAAACCGAGCCGCAAAAACAAGAAACATCTGCTAAGTAA
- a CDS encoding pyridoxamine 5'-phosphate oxidase family protein yields the protein MKPTRRIPHEDAVNILKNGKFGVLSTVSEDGTPYGVPINYYYVEEEHAVYFHCAIKGRKIENINANSRVSFAVIGQEEIIEERFTTHYESVIVSGTATLITDNAEKEKRLYQLCNALTPNSITRRKEVIQKSLPAVMIIKLEIGEITGKRNRDN from the coding sequence ATGAAGCCAACCAGAAGAATACCCCATGAAGACGCAGTAAACATTTTAAAAAACGGAAAATTCGGTGTGCTTTCCACAGTTTCTGAGGATGGAACTCCTTATGGTGTTCCGATAAATTATTACTATGTTGAAGAAGAACATGCTGTTTATTTCCACTGTGCTATCAAAGGACGCAAAATAGAGAATATAAATGCAAACAGTCGTGTTTCATTTGCGGTGATAGGGCAGGAAGAAATTATAGAAGAGCGCTTTACTACCCATTACGAGAGCGTGATTGTAAGCGGTACAGCAACTCTCATTACAGATAATGCCGAAAAAGAAAAAAGACTCTATCAGTTATGCAATGCGTTGACACCCAATTCAATTACACGCAGAAAAGAAGTAATTCAAAAAAGCCTGCCCGCTGTTATGATTATCAAACTTGAGATTGGTGAGATTACGGGCAAACGCAACAGGGATAATTGA
- a CDS encoding molybdopterin-dependent oxidoreductase: MKKIFAILTMFAALCMITACQSQPSKAEFASENLSQNAAFAATSGSFTLKNVEGTDVTVDVKEIIELEPITKKVVQKTTSGESTITVTGADFNKLLEKHKLSQDKLQSLRFEAVDGYSMEIPSELLANRQILLVYSVDSKPLTEKEAPIWVVIPEERAMYWVKNIQYIHLNETAASAAVAAGKITFMETAFQKLTSADYDGEKTVLGKELLETAGMNEKTAKLTIFAADGLIKSETFQILSSAQISTEGEYAPKITGDKIPEGMRVKNLLSICADENALVSFNSCLVATGSTTMGEKTGIAVSKLFKLLSMNEAEFYTFTAADGYTKDIAKSDIAKGIILMNDKGELETYFDGLPKNTCVRNLASIIAK; encoded by the coding sequence ATGAAAAAAATTTTTGCCATATTAACCATGTTTGCTGCTCTGTGTATGATAACAGCCTGCCAAAGTCAACCATCAAAGGCTGAATTCGCCTCAGAAAACCTAAGTCAAAATGCGGCATTTGCAGCAACGTCCGGCAGCTTTACCCTAAAGAATGTTGAGGGAACCGATGTGACAGTAGATGTTAAAGAAATTATAGAGCTTGAACCAATTACAAAAAAAGTTGTCCAAAAAACCACATCAGGCGAATCTACAATTACCGTAACCGGAGCAGATTTTAACAAGCTGCTGGAGAAACACAAGCTTTCCCAAGATAAGCTCCAATCACTGCGTTTTGAAGCAGTCGACGGCTACTCTATGGAAATACCGAGCGAATTGCTGGCAAATAGGCAAATTCTGCTGGTTTACAGTGTAGACAGCAAACCTCTTACTGAAAAAGAAGCCCCAATATGGGTTGTTATTCCAGAAGAACGGGCAATGTACTGGGTGAAAAACATCCAATATATTCACTTGAATGAGACCGCGGCATCTGCAGCTGTAGCCGCCGGTAAAATCACATTTATGGAAACCGCTTTTCAAAAGCTTACCTCCGCAGATTACGATGGTGAAAAGACAGTTTTGGGCAAAGAATTGCTTGAGACCGCCGGAATGAACGAAAAGACCGCAAAGCTGACAATTTTTGCAGCGGACGGACTGATAAAAAGCGAAACATTTCAAATCCTCTCGTCTGCTCAAATAAGCACAGAGGGTGAATATGCACCCAAGATAACCGGCGATAAAATCCCCGAGGGAATGCGCGTTAAAAACCTGTTAAGCATTTGTGCAGACGAAAATGCGCTTGTTTCTTTTAACAGCTGTTTGGTCGCAACAGGTTCAACTACTATGGGTGAAAAAACAGGAATTGCCGTAAGCAAACTGTTTAAACTCCTAAGCATGAACGAAGCAGAGTTCTACACATTTACCGCCGCAGACGGTTACACAAAAGATATTGCCAAATCCGATATTGCAAAAGGCATTATTTTAATGAATGACAAAGGCGAACTTGAAACATACTTTGACGGTCTGCCAAAAAACACCTGCGTGAGAAACCTTGCTTCTATTATTGCAAAATAG
- a CDS encoding aldehyde ferredoxin oxidoreductase has translation MAYGWTGKLLRVNLSTGKIATEDSSKYNKYIGGTGIGDRIMYEEVPVGTKPYDEANKIVFAVGPNTGTSAPCSGRTTITSLSTFTKGNMVVNAHMGGELAVQLKYAGFDAVVIEGKSASPVYLKIDNESVTLEDATELWGKTTRETSVSIIDKLGKGYTVTSIGLAGENMVNLSCVINAANHCGGAGSGAVLGSKKLKAIAVYGKGSVQVSNPQEILKLNNYVLSDLIGSNNNHVVPSTERPWAEFSDKGSRWTGRPGLTWGAAEGGPVDTGDSPPGEPNKVGYRCQKAYKDYGPVSEKYTVKMTGCTSCPIRCSAAVYLPELEKEGYVAAVSNTCMPNFMWAEIMKNHKDYVEKDDGLFYCNVASMSTADDLGLWDNYGELPKTITYFIDNGLLKQILPKEEFDSLKWDLYEAGDPAFIKDIMYRIAKQEGVLATLAEGAYFVNERYKKLLGGKYLNDQNMSIWSPLGWSKHHGNETAAQVGAITNIFFNRDCMCHTIVNIVGSGLPYDLQKSIIEERFGAGALDKPKAYTPMNQAKAKFAKFGVVRQTLHDSFTLCNWVWPMTFSPRKDRGYKGDLSVEAQYMTAITGENWTEESLDFAAERVLQLQRAMQVMWLGTTDMRNEHDGINDWVFDMEPDFKPFEEGTIKMDRKDMQTAYSMIYKEMGWDEKTGAPTRETLEKFDLKDVADKLAELNLLP, from the coding sequence ATGGCATATGGTTGGACCGGAAAGCTTCTCCGCGTAAACCTTTCAACAGGCAAAATCGCAACAGAAGATTCCTCGAAATATAACAAATACATTGGCGGTACCGGTATTGGCGACCGCATTATGTATGAAGAAGTTCCTGTCGGAACAAAACCATACGATGAGGCTAATAAAATAGTATTTGCTGTTGGCCCCAATACAGGCACAAGTGCGCCGTGCTCAGGCAGAACTACCATTACATCTTTGAGTACCTTTACAAAGGGCAATATGGTGGTTAACGCTCATATGGGCGGTGAGTTGGCAGTTCAGCTTAAATATGCAGGTTTTGATGCTGTAGTCATCGAGGGCAAATCTGCATCTCCTGTATATCTGAAAATAGATAACGAATCTGTAACACTTGAAGACGCAACGGAACTGTGGGGTAAAACAACTCGCGAAACCAGCGTTTCTATCATAGACAAGCTAGGGAAGGGCTATACCGTCACCTCCATTGGTCTTGCAGGTGAAAACATGGTGAATCTCTCTTGCGTCATCAATGCTGCAAACCACTGTGGCGGTGCAGGTTCGGGTGCTGTTCTAGGCTCGAAAAAGTTAAAAGCGATTGCTGTATACGGCAAAGGTTCTGTACAAGTTTCCAACCCCCAAGAAATCCTAAAGCTGAACAACTATGTGCTCAGTGATTTAATCGGCTCCAACAACAACCACGTGGTTCCCTCAACCGAGCGCCCGTGGGCGGAATTCTCCGACAAAGGAAGCCGTTGGACCGGACGCCCCGGCCTTACATGGGGTGCTGCTGAGGGCGGGCCTGTTGATACGGGAGATTCACCTCCGGGAGAGCCGAATAAAGTAGGTTACCGTTGCCAAAAAGCTTACAAAGACTATGGCCCGGTTTCTGAAAAATACACTGTTAAAATGACAGGCTGCACCTCGTGCCCTATCCGCTGTTCAGCTGCTGTCTATCTGCCCGAACTTGAAAAAGAAGGCTATGTTGCTGCTGTATCCAATACTTGCATGCCAAACTTTATGTGGGCGGAGATTATGAAAAACCACAAGGACTATGTTGAAAAAGATGACGGATTGTTTTACTGCAACGTCGCATCAATGTCCACTGCGGATGATCTTGGCTTGTGGGATAACTACGGCGAACTGCCAAAAACAATTACATATTTCATTGACAACGGTCTTTTAAAACAAATCCTCCCCAAAGAAGAATTTGATTCGTTGAAGTGGGATCTTTATGAAGCGGGTGACCCTGCTTTCATCAAGGATATTATGTACCGAATAGCAAAACAGGAAGGTGTTTTGGCTACATTGGCAGAGGGGGCTTATTTTGTTAACGAGCGCTATAAAAAGCTTCTCGGCGGCAAATACCTCAACGACCAAAATATGTCTATCTGGTCACCGCTCGGTTGGTCCAAGCATCACGGTAACGAAACTGCAGCACAAGTTGGCGCAATTACCAACATATTCTTTAACCGCGACTGTATGTGCCACACCATTGTTAATATTGTGGGTTCTGGTCTTCCGTACGACCTGCAAAAGAGCATTATAGAAGAACGCTTTGGCGCGGGCGCATTGGATAAACCAAAGGCTTATACCCCCATGAACCAGGCAAAAGCTAAGTTTGCTAAGTTCGGTGTGGTAAGGCAAACATTGCACGACTCATTTACGCTTTGCAACTGGGTATGGCCTATGACTTTCTCACCCAGAAAAGACAGAGGCTATAAGGGCGATCTATCCGTTGAGGCACAGTACATGACCGCAATCACTGGCGAAAACTGGACAGAAGAATCTCTGGACTTTGCTGCCGAGAGAGTTCTGCAACTCCAGCGTGCAATGCAGGTGATGTGGCTTGGTACAACCGATATGCGCAACGAGCATGATGGTATCAATGATTGGGTGTTTGATATGGAACCCGATTTTAAGCCGTTTGAAGAAGGCACCATTAAGATGGACCGCAAAGATATGCAAACTGCGTATTCCATGATTTACAAAGAAATGGGCTGGGATGAAAAAACCGGCGCGCCTACTCGTGAAACCCTTGAGAAATTTGACCTCAAAGATGTAGCCGATAAACTTGCAGAACTCAATCTTCTTCCGTAA
- a CDS encoding molybdopterin-dependent oxidoreductase yields the protein MKNLKQKISSNFIIIVILAVLAVFASTMALLNLQHAENKLKQTSHKEILISLNNQAAAPITWEDLCSIEADEFLAVQKSNGKPPVERTFKGTALINVLDLKGVSINDSAQVALSSIDGYTVTFSADEVKDKHNIWLAWEMDGSALDENSGPYMVVVRKDPFSQRWAKQLCEIIVK from the coding sequence ATGAAGAACTTAAAACAGAAAATCAGTTCTAATTTTATCATTATAGTGATACTCGCTGTGCTTGCCGTTTTTGCAAGCACTATGGCCTTACTGAACCTGCAGCATGCCGAAAACAAGTTAAAACAAACCTCGCATAAAGAGATTCTTATTTCATTAAACAACCAAGCTGCAGCCCCGATTACTTGGGAGGATTTGTGCAGTATCGAGGCAGACGAATTCTTAGCTGTTCAAAAATCTAATGGAAAGCCCCCTGTTGAAAGAACATTTAAAGGTACTGCCTTAATCAATGTACTTGATTTAAAGGGAGTTTCAATAAACGACAGTGCACAAGTTGCGCTATCTTCAATCGACGGGTATACCGTTACTTTTTCAGCCGACGAGGTAAAAGATAAACACAATATCTGGCTAGCCTGGGAAATGGACGGCTCTGCGCTGGATGAAAACAGCGGCCCTTATATGGTTGTTGTGAGAAAAGACCCGTTCAGCCAAAGATGGGCCAAACAGCTTTGCGAAATAATTGTGAAATAA
- a CDS encoding molybdopterin-guanine dinucleotide biosynthesis protein MobB, producing MKILTVVGISNSGKTTVVEGLIKELKARGYSVGSVKSISCGSRCHLLVNGKCKCSAGRDHRFTIDTDMKNSARHRLAGSAQITTWAESETAVMYQRELSYKELVDLYDYDYLIFEGDYYNHAPRIVTASTAESAKERITDMTFAVCGRIGEQMVELDGLPVINPVSDINALADLVEEKVFPMLPEIDNLNCRLCGSTCKELGVKILRGHASVNDCKLIKQSTLLSYNNNRVDISDTQQKKLVAAINRVLEENNLLPSNVPIEINITTDGY from the coding sequence ATGAAAATTTTGACCGTTGTGGGTATCAGCAATTCGGGCAAAACCACAGTTGTGGAGGGTTTAATCAAAGAACTGAAAGCCAGAGGATATTCAGTAGGCTCGGTGAAATCAATCAGCTGCGGTTCGCGCTGCCACTTGCTGGTGAACGGCAAATGCAAGTGCTCGGCAGGCCGTGACCACCGCTTTACCATAGATACCGATATGAAAAACTCCGCAAGGCATCGGCTTGCAGGTTCTGCCCAAATTACCACATGGGCAGAAAGTGAAACCGCCGTTATGTATCAGCGTGAGCTCAGTTACAAAGAACTGGTTGATTTATATGATTACGATTATCTTATTTTTGAAGGGGATTACTATAACCACGCCCCAAGAATTGTAACAGCATCGACTGCAGAAAGCGCAAAAGAGCGTATAACCGATATGACCTTTGCTGTTTGCGGACGAATTGGCGAACAGATGGTGGAGCTTGACGGACTGCCTGTTATAAACCCTGTATCAGATATAAACGCCCTTGCGGATTTAGTGGAGGAAAAAGTATTCCCTATGCTGCCCGAAATCGACAACTTAAATTGTAGGCTTTGCGGCAGCACATGCAAAGAATTGGGTGTAAAAATCCTTCGTGGGCATGCATCTGTAAATGACTGTAAGCTGATAAAGCAAAGCACGTTACTTAGCTATAACAATAACCGTGTAGATATTTCAGATACACAGCAAAAGAAACTTGTTGCAGCCATTAACCGTGTATTGGAGGAAAACAACCTGCTCCCTTCCAATGTCCCAATTGAAATCAATATAACAACGGATGGTTATTAA